The Ramlibacter algicola genome segment AGCGGCTGATGCGCGCATCGGCCGGCTGGGACAAGCCGGGGCGGGCGCAATGAACCTCGTCGACCTCGCGCCGCTCACGCGCGTGATGCTGCTGGGCGCCGTCGTCGCCTGCGGCCCGGTCGCATGGCTGTGGCTGCGGCACCGCGGGACACGACCGGTGCACCGGCTGCGCGCGCTCACGGTGCTCACGCTCTTCCTCACCTTCGACCTCGTGCTGTTCGGCGCGTTCACGCGGCTCACCGATTCGGGCCTGGGCTGCCCCGACTGGCCGGGCTGCTATGCGAGCGCGTCGCCCTTCGGTGCGCACGAGGAGATCAGCGCGGCCCAGGCCGCGATGCCGACCGGCCCGGTGACGCACACCAAGGCCTGGATCGAGATGCTGCATCGCTACTTCGCCACCGGCGTCGGCGTGCTGATCACCACGCTGGCCGCCGCGACGTGGCTGCTGCGCCGCAGGGAGCACCTGCCGGTCGACCCGTGGTGGCCCACGGCGACGCTCGTGTGGGTGTGCGTGCAAGGTGCTTTCGGCGCGTTCACGGTCACGCTCAAGCTGCAGCCGGTGATCGTCACCCTGCACCTGCTCGGCGGGCTCGTGCTGCTCGCGCTGCTCGTGCGGCAGGCCGTGAGCTACCGGCAGGCGGAAGGCGCAGGACACCGGCGCGAGATCGCGCCCGGACTGCGGCTGCTGCTGGTGCTCACGACGGCCGCGGTCTGGATGCAGGTCGCCCTGGGCGGCTGGGTCAGCACCAACTACGCGGTGCTGGCGTGCACCGACTTCCCTTCCTGCCACGGCCGCTGGTGGCCCGACATGGATTTCCAGCAGGCGTTCGAACTGTGGCGCCCGCTTGGCCGCACCGGCAACGGCGAGTTGCTCGGCTTCGCCGCACTGACCGCGATCCATTACACGCACCGGCTGTCCGCGTACGGCGTGTTCGGCCTGCTGGCCCTGCTCGCGTGGCGCGCGTGGCGCGTCCTGCCGCTGCAGGCGCGCCTGCTCGCGGGCCTGGCGTCGTGGCAATTTGCCAGCGGCCTGTCGAACGTGGTGCTCGGGTGGCCGCTGGTGGCGGCGCTGGCGCACACCGGAGGCGCCGCGGCGCTGGTCGTCGTCCTCGCGTGGTCGCTGTGCGAGACGGCTTCGAGGCGCCTGCGCGTCGACGCGCCCCTGCCGGCCCACGAGGGGGTGCGCCCATGACCCGCTTCGAGCAGTTTTACGCGCTCACCAAGCCGCGCGTCATCCAGCTGATCGTGTTCTGCGCCTTGATCGGCATGGTTCTCGCGGTCCCCGGCGTGCCCACGTGGGACGACGTGCGCATCGCGGCCTTCGCCTCGTTCGGCATCTGGCTGGTGGCCGGCGCAGCGGCCGCCTTCAACTGCCTGATCGAGAAGGGGATCGACGCGAAGATGCGCCGCACCGCGTGGCGCCCGACCGCGAAAGGCGAACTGTCGGACACGCAGACGCTGCTGTTTTCCATCGCGCTGTGCGCGATCGGCTCGGCGATCCTGTTCGTCACGGTGAACCCGCTGACGATGTGGCTCACCTTCGCCACCTTCGTCGGCTACGCGGTCATCTACACGGTGGTGCTCAAGCCGCGCACGCCGCAGAACATCGTGATCGGCGGCGCGTCCGGTGCCATGCCGCCGGTGCTGGGCTGGGCCGCGATGCGCGGCGACGTCGGTCCCGAGGCGCTGGTGCTGTTCCTCATCATCTTTCTCTGGACGCCGCCGCACTTCTGGGCGCTGGCGCTATACCGGGTCGAGGACTACCGCAAGTCCGGCCTGCCGATGCTGCCGGTCACGCACGGCAGCGAGTTCACGCGGCTGCAGATCCTGCTGTACACGCTGGTGCTGTTCGCGGCCTGCCTGCTGCCGTTCGCGATCGGCATGAGCTCGTGGCTGTATCTCGCCGCGGCCGTCGTGCTCAGTGCGGCATTCACCTGGCATGGCTTCCGGCTCTGGCGCGACTACTCCGACGCGCTCGCGCGCAAGACCTTCCGCTTCTCCCTGGTCCACCTGAGCGTGCTGTTCGCGGCGCTGCTGGTGGACCACTACATCTGAGGTGCCCCCCATGGACCGCCGCCGCCTCCTGCAACTGATCGCCGCCGGCTCGGTGCCGGGCCTGATCGCCGCGTGCGGCGACCGCAAGCCGCAGTTCTCCGCCGTCGATCTCACCGGCGCGGACTACGCGAAGGACTTCCAGCTGCCCGACGTGGACGGCAAGCCGCGCAGCCTGGCCGACTTCCGCGGCAAGGCGGTCGTGGTCTTCTTCGGCTACACGCAGTGCCCGGACGTCTGCCCGACGACGCTGGCGGAGATCGCCGAAGCCAAGAAGCTGCTCGGCCCGGACGGCCAGAAGGTGCAGGGCATCTTCATCACGGTCGACCCGGAGCGCGACACGCCCGAAGTGCTCAAGCAGTACGTCGCCAACTTCGGGCCCGATTTCGTCGCGCTGCGCGGGACGCCGGAGCAGGCCGCCGCGGTCGCGAAGGACTTCAAGGTCTACTTCAAGAAGGTCGAAGGCAAGGCGCCGGGCACCTACACCATGGACCACACGGCCGCCAGCTTCGTGTTCGACCCGCAAGGCCGCCTGCGGCTGTACACGCGTTACGGCAGCGGTGCGCAGGCGCTGGCCAGCGACCTCAAGCTGCTGCTCGCCAGCGCCTGAGGGCCGTGGTCCAGCACCTCCTGCAACGCAAGGGGGCCGCGCGCATCGCGCTGATCCCGGCCGAGGTGCTGGAGGCGCTGAACGATGGGCTGGTGCCCACCGTCCATCTCAACGAACTCCTCGCGATCGACCTGCCGCGGCTGGCGCGCAACGTCGCGCTGCAGGTCGGGCTGGACGCCCAGGCGGAGCGGCTGCAGGACACGCTCGCCATGCTCGGCGTGTTCCCGCCCATGCGCCGGCACATGCACGTCGCGCGCGCCTTGTACGACCTGGCCGCGGAGCGCGAGGACCGCGACCGCATCGCGCACGCGCTCGCGACCCATCCGAGCGACGTCGCGCGCTCGTGGGCGGCGCAGTGGATCGCGTTCTCGGGACTCGCGCTGCCGGAGGCGCTGCAGTCGGTGCGCCGCTTTGCCACGGATCCGCACTTCGGCGTGCGCGAGATGGCCTGGATGGCCGTGCGCGAAGAGGTGGGGCGAGACGTGGAAGGCGCCGTGACGCTGCTGCTGCCGTGGGTGCATGACGGCGACGCGAACGTGCGCCGCTTCGCGAGCGAGCTCACTCGGCCGCACGGCGTGTGGTGCGCGCCGCTGAAGACGCTCAAGGCGCAGCCCTGGCTGGCACTGCAGCTGCTGGAGCCGCTGAAGTCGGACCCGAGCCTCTACGTGCGCAACTCGGTCGCCAACTGGCTCAACGACGCGAGCCGTACGCACCCGGAGTGGGTGCAGGCGACTTGTGGCCGCTGGCTGCTCGAGTCGCCCACCGCGGAGACCACGTCGCTGGTGCGGCGCGCGTTGCGCACGGTGCGGAAGAAGCAGGCCCTGACGGAGCTCACTCGGCTTTGATGCCGCGCGACTGGATGATGCCGCCGAGCAGCGCGGTGTCGGCCTTCACGCGGTTGGCCAAGCCTTCGGGCGAGGTGCCCGCCACCTGCCAGCCTTGCTGGAACAGCTTCTGCCGCACTTCCGGCGTGCGCACGATGGCGGTGATCAGCGCGGCGAGCCGGTCGACGACCGCCTTGGGCATCGATCGCGGCGCGGCGGCCGCATTCCAGATCTCCAGCTGGAAGCCGCGCGTCACGCCGCCTTCGTCGAGGCTCGGGTACTCCGGCACCAGCGAACTGCGCCCGGTCGACGTGACGCCGATCGCCTTCAGCTTGCCTGCGCGGATCTGCGCGGCCGCGAGCCCCGGGGGCAGCAGCGCCAGCTGGATCTGCCCGGAGATCATGGCGTTGATCACCTGCGGATTGCCCGGGTAGGGCACGTGCACCGGATCGATGCCGGTGCGCGACTTCAGCAACTCCATCCCGATGTGGCCGACGGTGCCGACACCCGGCGAGCCGTAGCTCCACTTGTTGCCGGCGGCCTTGGCGGCGGCGAAGAAGTCCTGCGCATTGGTGCCGGGCGCGCTGGCCGGCGCGGCGAGCAGCAGCGGCGCGGTGCCGATCAGGCTGACGGGCGCGAGATCCTTGACCGGGTCGAACGGCGTCGCCGGGTTGAGCAGCTTGGCGATCGTCATGTTGCCGTTGATCAGGACCCCGATCGTGTGGTCGTCGTTGGCCTTGGCGATCATGTCGGCAGCGATGTTGCCGCCGGCGCCGGGCTTGTTGTCGACGATGACCGGCTGGCCGAGCGCCTTCGACAGCGGCTCGGCGATCGTGCGCGCGACCAGGTCGGGCGTGGACCCGCCGGGGAAGCCGACCAGCACGCGCAGGGGCTTGCGGGGCCATGCAGCGGTCGCGTCTGTCTTCGTCTTCTGCGCGAAGGCAGGCGCGGCGGCCGCGGCTGCCAGGGACAGGGCGGAACGGCGCGTGAGCGCCGCAAGGGAAGGGGAGGTCGTCATGGGTGGTCCTGCGCGCGGGGCGGGCACCGATGCTACCCAACGCGCTTCAGAAGTTGAGCGAGCGGATCTGCTTGCGCGAATCCGGGCGGATGGCCGCCAGCGCGCCGAGCACCCACTGCAGGCTGGACTCGGCGTCGGGTTGCTGGTCAGGCAGCATCGCGACCACGACGAGCAGCCGCAACGTGAGGTCCGTCGGCAGGGCCCGGCTGCTGCGCAGCCCGCTGGCCACGATCTGCTGCGCGCGCGAGGACGCCTGGTCCGCCGTGGTGGGGCCTTCGATCAGCAGTGCGAACTCGCGCTCGCCCGCGCGAGCGGCCAGGTCGACGTCCGTCGCGGCACGGCGCATGTGCGAGGCGGTGACCACCAGCGCGCGGTCCAACGTGTCACGGCCGTGCTGGGAGGCGATGAAGTCGTAGTTGGCCAGCTTGGCCACCACGAGCGCGCAGGGATGCCGCTGGTGGCGCGCCCGCGTGAGCGTCGCCTCGAGGCGCTGCAGCAGGCTGCGGCGGTCGGCCAGGCCGGTGAGCGCGTCGGTGCGCGGCAGGGCCGACGCGCGCAGCTGGGCCTCGCGGCGGCGGCTGCCACGCCGGCTGAGCGCATAGAACAGGATCGGCATCTCGACCGCCGCGCCCATGGCGAGGCCGTAGCGCGTGAAGATGCTGTTGGGGATCAGGTTGATGCCGCGCAGGATCGGGAACAGCGCCATCACCATCACCGGCACGAAGCCCAGCGCGATGATGCGGATGTCCGGGTCGTCGGCCTTCGTCCACACGAACCCGATCAGCACCGCCACCAGCGCCAGCGAGAGGCCGGTGAGCGCGAGCCGCAGCTCGAGGATGCCGCGCGAGGGCAGCACGACCTCGAGCAGGGCGACGGCGAGCAGCACGCCGATCAGCAGGAACACGAACTGGTTCAGCCGGCGGGAGAAGCGCGCCGGCTCGGTCACGCGCTGCACGAACCACAGCGCCGCCGGCACGGACAGCGCGGGCAGCACGAAGGTCGAGTGCGCGTTGAAGGTGAGCCATGGATCCCACAGGTGCTGCGCGCCCACGCCCATGTACGCGGCCTGTCCCAGCGTGAACGTGACCAGGTACACCGCATAGATCGCGAACACGCGGTCGCGGAACCCCACGGCGTTGAAGACCGCCACCAGCGCGAGCAGCACCGAGATGCCGAAGTACGCGCCGAACAGGAACTGCTCCGTCTCGCGGGCGGCGAACAGCCGGGACTGGCTGGTCAGCCGGATGGGCGCTGCGAAGTCCACGCGCTGGTGCTCGATGCGCAGCCAGAAGCGCTCGACCTCGCCACGGCCCGGCGGCAGGTCGAAGGTCGGGACGCGGCCGGGCACCGGCCATTGCGAGACCGGGCGTGTGTCACCGGCCTCCTCGACGATCCAGTGCCCGTTCGGCCGCTGCCGGAACAGCTGCACGCGGTCGATGCCGGAGGACTGCACCACCACGTACCAGCTCTCGTTGTCGCGGACGACGGCGTCGAACCGGATCCACAGTGCGCCGGCGTCGATGCGGTATTGCTGGCCCGTGGCCATCGGCGCCCACGGCAGGGACTCCCCGGCGGCGACGACAGCCTGGATGTCGAGCTTGCCGTCGTGCTCCAGCCAGTACTGGGCGTGCTGCTCGAGCATGGCGTCCGGTTGCCCGGCTTCCAGGACGAAGGCTGTCGCGATGGGCGGCGCCTGCGCGGCTGCAGGGGCGATGCAGGACCACAACCACAGCAACAGCAGGCACGATCGGGCAACGAGCTGGACCACGGGCGCGATTCTCCCTCCCGCGCACCAGCGACGTGCGTAGTGGGACAAAAGAAAAAGCCCGGCGGACCGGGCTTTTCAGGGAAGAAGCAACGCGTCAGGCGTAGGAAGCCAGCGCCTTGCGCATCTTCTTCATCGCGGCCGACTCGATCTGGCGGATGCGCTCGGCGGACACGCCGTACTCGGCGGCCAGCTCGTGCAGCGTCATGCCGCCGGAGCCGTCGTCGTTCACCTTCAGCCAGCGCTCCTCGACGATACGGCGGCTGCGCGCATCCAGCTGCTCCAGCGCGGCGGCGACACCGTCGGTCGCCATGGCATCGCGCTGGCGCGACTCCAGAACCGCGGTCGGTTCCTGCGTGGCGTCGGCCAGGTACGCGATGGGGCCGTAGGCCTCCTCGCCGTCGTCCGAGGGGGACGGGTCCAGCACCACGTCGCCACCGGACATCCGCGTTTCCATCTCGGCGACTTCCTCGCGCTTGACGTTCAGCTCGCGCGCCATCACGTCGATCTGCGCGTCGGTCAGCGTGTCGCGGTGCGTCTGCGCGCCGGCGTCGTCCTTGAAGCCCTGCTTCATCGAGCGCAGGTTGAAGAACAGCTTGCGCTGGGCCTTGGTCGTCGCGACCTTGACCATGCGCCAGTTCTTCAGGATGTACTCGTGGATCTCGGCCTTGATCCAGTGCAGCGCGTAGCTCACCAGGCGCACGCCCTGCTCGGGGTCGAAGCGCTTGACGGCCTTCATCAGGCCGATGTTGCCTTCCTGGATCAGGTCGCCGTGCGGCAGGCCGTAGCCCAGGTACTTGCGCGAGACGGCCACCACCAGGCGCAGGTGCGACAGCACCAGCTTCCCGGCGGCTTCGAGGTCGTCGTGGTCGCGGTACCGGCGGGCGAATTCGCTCTCCTCCTCGGGCGTCAGCATCGGCAGCCGGTTCACGGCCGAGATGTACGCGTCGAGGTTGCCGAGCGAAGGAACGACCGCCCAGGGGCTCGCCAGCGTGAGGGCGCCGGGAGCGGAAGTGGAAGCAGTCATGCCCAGGGTTCCTTGTGTCATGGATGTCATATTAGCACTCGGTTTGAGGGAGTGCTAAGCCTGGAGTTCCCGGCTAATCCCGGGCTAAGAGAGCGCGAAGCGCTCAGCTCGGAGCGACTTCCCGAAGAAGTGAGCCTGAGCTCACCAACGGATGCCCAGCTTGCGGAAGAGCAGCGCGAGCACGAACAACGGCCCGACCCAGAGGTATTGGAGGTCCTCGAAGAAGGAAGGTTTCCTGCCCTCGATCTTGTGCCCCACGAACTGGGCGATCCACGCCACGACGAAGATCGCGGCCGAGATCGGCAGCACGTGATCGCCCATGGCCTGCACGGCCACGATGCCCAGCAGCGAGAGCAGTGCCATGGTCACCAGGAATACGGCCGACAGCCGCACGTAATAGACCATGCTGGCCAGGATGAAGGCATAGGCCACCCACGGATGCACCGCGTACAGCAGCCCGATGAGGCTGAGCATGATCAGCGGGATCGCCACGCAGTGGATCGCTTCGTTGCGCGGGTTCCGGTGGCTCTCGGCGTAGTGCGCCAGCAGCGCGTCGACACGGCGCGGGGCGGCGGCGCTGGCTTCGGTGGCGGTCTGCATGGACGTCTCCTGGCGGATCTGGGGAAGAATGCAAGGCGGAGTGTGCACCAATGCCAGCGCGTGAATCCATGGTCTACAGCGTCCTGACGACGGTCGGCGACGAGGCCCAGGCCCGCCGCCTCGCGGGCGCCGCCGTCGAGCGCCGGCTGGCGGCCTGCGCCCAGGTCGAACGCATCGAGTCCCACTACCGCTGGGACGGCGCCTTGCATGCGGAGCCCGAATGGCGGCTGGTCTTCAAGACGTCGGCCGGCGCTCTCGAGGGATTGCTGGCCTGGCTGCGCGGCGCGCATCCCTACGAGCTGCCGCAACTGCTGTGGCAGGCGTGGGACGCCAGTCCCGGGTACGCCGCCTGGGTGCGCGCGGAGACCGGCGGCTCAGCGAATGGTGAGCCGCGCGGCGCCGGCTGAGCCGACCTCGCCGACGACGGCCGCCTGCCCGAAGCCGTGGGTGCGGAAGACATCCAGCACGCGGTCGACGGCCGACGGGGCGCACGACACCAGCAAGCCGCCGCTGGTCTGCGGATCGCTGAGCAGGGCCTGGTCCACGTCCTCGAAGCCGGCCGGCAGCGTGACGTCGGCGCCGTAGCCTGCCCAGTTGCGGCCCGAGGCGCCGGTGACGAAGCCGCGCGCCGCGAGCTCCCGCACGCCATGCAGCACCGGCACCTTGGACCACTCGAGGGTCACCGGCAGGCGCGCGCCGCGCGCCAGTTCCAGCGCGTGGCCCGCAAGGCCGAAGCCGGTGACGTCGGTCAGCGCATGCACGCCTTCCAGCGCCGCAAGGTCGGGACCGGGCGTGTTCAGCTTGGTCGTGGTCGCCAGCATGCGCGCGTAGCCGTCGGCATCCAGCGCTTCCTTCTTCAGGGCGGCCGACAGGACGCCGACGCCCAGCGGCTTGCCGAGCACGAGCACGTCGCCGGCCCGTGCATCCGCGTTGCGCCGGACGCGCGACGGATGCACCAGGCCGAGCGCCACCAGCCCGTAGATCGGCTCGACGGAATCGATGGTGTGGCCGCCCGCGATCGGGATACCCGCATCACGGCACACCGACGCGCCGCCTTCGAGGATGCGGCCGATGGTGGTGGTGGACAGCACGTTGATCGGCATGCCGACGAGCGCCAGCGCGAGGATCGGCTTGCCGCCCATCGCGTACACGTCCGAGATGGCGTTGGTCGCCGCGATGCGCCCGAAGTCGAAGGGGTCGTCGACGATCGGCATGAAGAAGTCGGTGGTCGCGATCAGTGCCTGCTCGTCGTTGAGCTTGTAGACGGCGGCATCGTCGGCGGTCTCGATGCCCACCAGCAGCTCCGGCGGGATGGGCAGCGACGCCGACCCCTTGAGGATCTCGGACAGCACGCCGGGCGCGATCTTGCAGCCGCAGCCGCCGCCGTGCGAGAGGGAGGTCAGGCGCGGCTCGGCCGCGGAGGGGGGAAGTGGGGCGTTCATCGGCAATCCTGCAGCTCTTGCACCAGGGCGCGCACCGCGGCGCATTCGGCCGCCGGCTCGAACAGGCGCGCGCGGAGGGCGCATTGTGCGCGCAGCCGGGCCAGCAGCCCGGCTTCGGGGTCTTGCGACAGCTGCTCGTCGCGGCAGCGTCGCAGCAGCGCGGCGAGTGCAGCACTGTCGCCCGGCGGAAAGTACCCGCCGTACGCCGCGCCCAGCATGCCGACGTTGCCGGGGATGCGGCTGGCCAGCACCGGTGTGCCGCTGCACGCCGCTTCCATCACCACGTGCGCGCCGCCCTCGGCATGGCTTGGATGCACCAGGACGTGCGCGTGCTGGATCAGCCGCCGCGCGTCACCGTGCGCGAGCGGGCCGAGCCAGCGGTAGCCGGGACAGCGGGCCTGCACTTCCTGCACCTGTTGCCGCCAGGACGCGTCGGCCTCCCCGACGTGGCGCCACTGGATCGCCGGGTCGTCGCGCAGCCGCAGCGCCGCGTCGAACACGACTTCGGGAGCCTTCACGCTCCTCAGGTGGCCGACCACCGCGATGCAAAGGCGGCGCGATGTCTTGGGCCGGGCCACGCGCGGCGGCACGGACTGGTAGATGACGCGCGTCTTCGCGCGCAGCGGCGCGGGCAGCGCGTCCGGCCCTTCGGCCTGCAGCACCACCAGGCGGTCGGCGCGCTGAAGGGAGGGATCGCGATCCGGGTGGCCCGCGAAGTCGCCATAGAGGTCGGTGCCCGTCAGGACCAAGCCGACGCCGCCGCGCCCTTGCGCCGACCACGCAGCCAGCGCCGAGGCCGAGCGCACCGCGTGCAGTGCCAGCATCACCTCGTCATCGGCCTCGTTCCCGTCGGGCCAGCGGTCGGTGATCCGGACCCGCCCCGTGCCGCGCAGCCACCTTGCCCAGCGGCTGGCGGTCTGCCAATTGCCGTTGTTGGCGGCGGCCAGCGCGGGACTTACGATGACCACCGATGAGGGACGAGGCACCCGTGGTTTATAGCGCCGCCGAGCGGCTGAGGCGAGGCACGCGCGATGACGTGCGCGAAGCCTTGCTTGACATCCGCACGCGCACGCTGGCGGTGGCGGACACCTACGTCGAGGCGCTCGGCCCGCAACTTGCCATCCCGCACGATCCGGGGCTGAACCCGCCCCGCTGGGAACTGGGCCACGTCGCGTGGTTCCAGGAGTGGTGGATCGCGCGCAATCGGAAACGAGGCCTTGGCCACCGCGCGGATCCGGACCACGAGCGTCCGCCAGCGACGCTGGCTGCAGCAGATGCCATGTTCGATTCCAGCCGCGTGGCGCATGCAACGCGCTGGGCCTTGCCGCTGCCGCCGATCGGCGAGGTGCGGCGCTGGCTGGCGAGCACGCTCGAGGCCACGTTGTCGCACCTCGACGCGCTGCCGCCGAATGCGACGCACGACGACCTGTACTTCTTCCGCCTCGTCGCCCTGCACGAGGCGATGCATGCCGAGGCGGCGTGCTACATGGCGCGGACGCTCGGATTCGGGGTGCCCGGACTCAAGGCCGCGCCGGTCGTCGAGGGCGAGATGGATGTGCCGGCGCAGTCCTTCCGGCTAGGTGGCGCAGGCGACGGCTTCTGCTTCGACAACGAACTGGCCGCTCATGAGGTGGCGTTCTCGCCGTTCCGCATCGACGCCGCGCCCGTGAGCTGGGACCGGTTCGGCGCGTTCGTCGACGCGGGCGGCTACGCCGAACCGCGCTGGTGGACGCCCGAAGGCTGGCAGTGGGCGCAGCAGCAGCGGGGCGCGCGACCGGCTTTTCCGCGTGGTGCCGATGCCGCGTTGCACCTGAGTGCGCACGAGGCGCAAGCGTGGTGCCGCTGGGCCGGGCGCCGCTTGCCGACGGAAGCCGAGTGGGAGTGCGCTGCCCTCACGCAGCCCCGGTTCCAGTGGGGCCACGCCTGGGAATGGACTGCGTCGCCATTCGAGCCCTACCCGGCGTTCGAAGCGCATCCCTACCGCGACTACTCGCAACCCTGGTTCGGCAGCCGGCTGGTGTTGCGCGGTGCGTGCGCGGCCACGTCGCCGTGGCTTGCGCATCCGCGCTATCGCAACTTCTTCGAACCCGGCCGCACCGACATCTTCGCGGGCTTCCGCACCTGCGCCATCAACCCAGCAGCGCCTGCGCGAACTCGCGCGCGTTGAAGGTCTCCAGGTCTTCCAGCTTCTCGCCGACGCCGATGAAGTAGACCGGGATCGGCTGCTCCTGCGCGATGGCGGCGAGAACGCCGCCCTTGGCGGTGCCATCGAGCTTGGTCACGACCAGGCCCGTCAGGCCCAGCGCCGAATCGAACGCCTTGACCTGCGCCAGCGCGTTCTGGCCCGTGTTGCCGTCGATCACGAGCAGCACCTCGTGCGGCGCATCGGCCTGCGCCTTCTGCACCACGCGCTTGATCTTGCGCAGCTCCTCCATCAGGTGCAGCTGCGTGGGCAGTCGGCCCGCGGTGTCGACGATCACGACATCCTTGCCGCGTGCACGTCCCGCACTGACGGCGTCGAAACTCACCGCCGCGGGATCGCCGCCTTCCTGCGACACGATCT includes the following:
- the senA gene encoding selenoneine synthase SenA; amino-acid sequence: MRDEAPVVYSAAERLRRGTRDDVREALLDIRTRTLAVADTYVEALGPQLAIPHDPGLNPPRWELGHVAWFQEWWIARNRKRGLGHRADPDHERPPATLAAADAMFDSSRVAHATRWALPLPPIGEVRRWLASTLEATLSHLDALPPNATHDDLYFFRLVALHEAMHAEAACYMARTLGFGVPGLKAAPVVEGEMDVPAQSFRLGGAGDGFCFDNELAAHEVAFSPFRIDAAPVSWDRFGAFVDAGGYAEPRWWTPEGWQWAQQQRGARPAFPRGADAALHLSAHEAQAWCRWAGRRLPTEAEWECAALTQPRFQWGHAWEWTASPFEPYPAFEAHPYRDYSQPWFGSRLVLRGACAATSPWLAHPRYRNFFEPGRTDIFAGFRTCAINPAAPARTRAR